AAcatgttaattgaatatttaactCCACCATGTTGATCTCATATGAATGTCACCACAACATAGACTAATTTTtctatgaaatttaaatattttatggactaatttatctataattagTCTTTGCACAATTACAATTACCTACAAATTTATCTATgagatgaaaaaaatttatcggCAAATTTGCCTCTAGAAAGATGATTTTGACGTGGGATCAACGTGACAAGTCACATATTCAATTACAGTGGCACAATAAAATATCTAACAACAAAATATTacaaagaaattattttaattgatattttacaattGCAAGATCCTGATCCCCATTTGTCTCATTTGTTTTGCGGATTATCTTAATCTTGTCTTTATAGTTGAAGTGTCCATCGATCAAACtcgaaaaataaatacaatgatTGAGAAATTTTACAGTGCCTCAAATCAAAAAAATCAACTTATCCAAATCTAaagatttttttctctctaataaCTTACGGGTTGGCATGGCATGGATGAGAACATTGAAATATTGTGGGAATAGAACAAACCCAGGAGCATTATTTGGGAAACCCTATGTTTTATCATTGTGGTAATAAGAATTATTTCTCCTTTATTCTTGATCGCATGAAGAACAAATTATCTAATTGGAAAGCAAATTCTCTTTCTTTTGCAAGTCGTATTAAGTTGGCTCAGTCTTTGCTGGCTAGTATCCCAGAATATTTTATGCAATCAAGAAGATTCCTAACTCAAATTGTGATGTGGTGGAGAGAATTTGTCATAACTTTAGTTGGGAGAGTACTAATGAACAAAGTAAATATCATCTTATTTTTTGGGAGCAAATTTACAAGCCTAAATCAGATAGTGACAACGGTTTCATAAACTTTTATGCTCATTAATAAAGCCTATTTGATTATTAATAGTTGAAGGCAGCATGCATACCACAACTTGTCAAGATTAATTTGTGTAATTTTTATAAACgacaaaagaaatatattaataaaactctaagtataaggAGTACAAAGAATGAAAGATACAAAAGAAAGTAAGCCCCTACTAGAAATGAGTTAGCCCAAACACCCACGTGGATTAAGCATCATGATTTAAAATCCTACACGAAACTCGCATCATTTGCACTAAACCACACCCGCGAGGAATCTACATCTTTAAGATATGATGAAGAAATGGACTTCATCACTACTAACTAACCCACTCAATCATTGAAAATGAAGAGGAATCTGTTCTTGAACAGCAAATAGCACATTCATCTTTTCATATAATATTCTTATGCTTTTGCCTTGTTGCTTccatttttacttttataataatggttgttttatatatatgaaacgGACATAACaggaatataaatttttttagatatacAGTTGTATTATTAAATAGAATGCAAAAGAAACTACAactcttaaaatatataataaagatCTGAACTGAACATCAAAGTAGAAAACAACTAtctatcatttaattaaatgagtcataaaataatttgatggtCTAAGAGAGATTGATTGACAAAGAAATTGTAAATTCAACTCTCtcctttaataaaattaacaaagaaCTTCCATACAATCACAAAGTAGGATCTATTACAAATCCTTCAAAGTGCGAACTCCAACAATTCGAAATTAACCGCAGCAAAAAGCAGAGCTGCATAACCATTCATCCACCAAGTTGTAACCATTCCCCTTCAACAAATTTGACAATGGTAACACCTATGGTTCAGTTAAAGCACCTCCAACCTCCTCAATACTATATGTTTAGCATAATTATAAGCACCCACTTCtataagttataaatatttcaaacaaGTTTCATCAACGGAAAAGTGATTCTCAGCAAATGACGCATTGCTATTATATAGACAATATGGAAATTCCACATTTGCTGTAACAAAAACTCACATTACCTGACATTTCCAGGATTAAAAATCGAAGGCTTGAGCGTTCATTTAAGttatcttcttcctcttcttcaataaaacaataacagtaataaaattaagATACTTGATAAACTTTGCAAACCTCAAACTAACCTATCGTCGAGATATGTGATGTTCGCAAAATTGATAGGAGCCTCAATGCTTAAAATAAGAACATTTGGTACTTTTGTAGCCAACCaaatacatatattatatttaatcggTGAGCTAAAGAATTCatagtaatttttatttatataaaacataaactaaaactgtaataaaaatccaaaataacTATTAAAGTAGTGTTTGACGTTTTAAAGAGTCAAATTTATCTATTATTGTCTATAAGTTATacatttgataaaattagaattgttttaatgaaaaaaaaatagattagatGGAGTAACATTGTTTATGGTGTTATACACTACCTTACCTATAAGTTAGATTGGTGAAATAATATAAAGCAATGGCTATCATTTTGATAAgctaaaaatgaaagaaaagacaaatttgCAACATTATTAAAAACCCCATATATACCCCCGATGATCAAACATTTTGATTATCAAGCAGATGATGTCATAATTAACTGGATCTAGCAAGTTCATGTGCATGAAATTATATTAATCTTGATAGCCATGTAAAACTTCCTGGTCAATAGCTGGATGGATCTATGTGTTGATATACAGTGAATTGCATTGTTTTGTTTTCGTATAAGTAGCTGGATGGATCTATGTAAAACTTCTTTTTGTTGTCACTCCAAATACACTATATAGAATACACAACTATCATTCGCTTTCCAAGAGCTTGAGAGCGACATTCTGTTATTTTTGCCAAATTTAACATGAATGTTGTTATTTTCGCATCGCACGAGTAGACGTACGATATAATATGAAATTTACAAAATTGAGATATGGGTCATTTATATAGgattaaataattaacataacttttaatttataacattacaatatatacattaagaaTATTTCTTTAAGACTTTATTATTCACGTGCAATTGAGTTGagtagataattaattttaattataataaaaaatatggttaatataattatatgattaactatttttgatttaatataaattaatcatCTACTCAACtaaattacttatatttttgtacacaattaatgattaatcGAACGTGACGTgtagataataataattattttaaaaccagAGTGAATTTTGGCGACCATATCTCTTCTTAGTAGCCCTCCTCCCAACATCAGAAAGGCATCTAAATTCAATCTTTTCACGACTTCCAATAGCACTACTACCAGCAATAATCTTTGAACACATTTCACTTACAAAACCTTTTGGTTTTCCCATTTCATCATCATCCTCAGAATCAATCAAAATCTCTTCAGCTGTTGAACCATCCCAAAGGTGGCTTTCATCCAAATCATTTTGTGGCACTATATATTTGTTATCGGAATCATTGCTTGTGGGAGAAAATGAACTAGATGATGAAGAACCAGCTGGTGATGCAAATTCAGAAGATAATGGGCTAGCTGATAATATTGATGATGGAGAGTTAGAGTTCACTGAACTACCAAACCCTTGTatttcatttgttatttttagaGCCTTCAAACGTGCTTCATTTAGAGATTCTCCACCCTGCAAAAGTTTTAGTATTTCGTTTGATAGTTTTTGCATTCTTGATCCCCAATTAAACCTgaaataaatcattaattaataactTCATTCATCATAAAATGATCTAATCATAGATCTAAATCATCTATTCTATGGTGAAATAGTAATATAAGaatcattaataaatttataaaaagaaataaatcatcTCTCAATATAATAATCCTTACACTGCATCATATTTCTATTGTAGAGAAATCAAAACGGAAATCATTTACgtaaaatttatattagatATATCATCCAGTATTACGTTGATTCTAGTGGAATTAGGCTCAGATTATTCActaatgaaaaaatttaaattagaggAAAGAAAATGTGATGTtgtgatattattattaattttaaaaggttACCTACCCTCTATCATCAATATGAGTAAAATTTCCTAGTTCTTCAATAATTTCCGCATCACATTGAAATTCTTGAGCAAAATCTGAAGGACCATGTGTGAGCATGAATTCTAGAAGAACTAGTGCTTTGTAAGATTGTCTCCACTGTTCCCAATCAACATTGTACAACCTgcactttttaatattatatggTTAATTTTGAAATTCCAGAGGACTGtcatttttgtaaatttgaaatattttgtttacgtaacatatatatatatataccttctATGAAGAACATCAACAATCCTCCAATATTCATCAATGTCAAATGATGCCTCAGCAATTTTAGTCATTGTTTTGGCATCAGGGCTACAATCATCCTTATTTGTTGCTTCCTCTGCTAgcctaattaataaaaaaatattactatatgTTAAGGCATCttaatcataatttattaataaataaataaataaatacgcaTTAACAAATTACGAGTCACATTTTATTTATCAGAAATTTGAACAGAGTGAAGtctataaattagtaattagaagttattttatactaaattCATCAATGTTTTTGActcacttttatttatatttaaagctGGAAAGAGTATGCATTATGTTTAAAAGCGCATAGAAAACACATATAAATACACATATACTTACAATTCAGCTCCTGTGACATCTGTAAATGTCATCCTAGcagatttatatttttcttgtagGAAATTTGTTGTTTGCTTTTTAATTTGTTCAAGCAGTAGGCTACCCATTACAACTATTATGTGATGAAAATTTCAACTGGTTGATTGTGAGTATTGCTATCTTAATGTatgaattttagtattttagaaaatagttgctacaattaattaatataagcTAAACAGTCAACAAAGAATGAAATTTGGAGAAAAGAGGATAAACCATGGAAGTGTGTAAATTGCATGCTATAAGAAGACATTTATGGATGGCCAAAATTATAGCTCAGATAATGCAGGAACAGTGTTGATTAATTGATGACAAGAAAACGTGAAAAGGAGAGATTGGACCAATATTAGAAAGTTGACCAGATAGGTATAATTTATGAATTATCCTCTCACCATAATTTTCATACAATATTGGCTATACTGAAAACTAGGATCTTCACACAATGCAATTCAAACCATTAAGACTCACACCGTTAATTTAAATTCTTCTAATCCTTTCTTCCTTGGTTATTAACTTCTTACCAATATTTGccttttcaataaaataaattcttccAACTTTTGGCCATCTCtgaattaattaatcatttaaaactAGTTTAAATGAACTGAATTACTTGCTTCATCCCTTATTAAAATCCCCATTCTTTTTTTGcactcttattaaaaaaaataaaaattgatagaaTAGGGTAGTTAATATGTTTAgtttatgtattaatatttcTAAACTAACATTTGTATTTAAATGAGTTAAACTTTGTCGTTTCATATTTCAAGACAAAATAGTAGTATTAATAAAGGGGGAAATTGAATTTACCTTCCATTAGATCACTTTAAATGACACTAACACTCcctttaattttgaaaaaatatttacttcTTCTATACTcgctaaaaaaaatacatcaaatatttgtttgtCACACTTACATCTATTCATGTCATTTACTATATGACACAATTAGAATTTTCactataatttataaatgtataacTATATATTTGGTATTTGTAATTTGAAAAGATATGGTTATCTTTTTAATAGCACAACCAGAGTATGTATTAGTGTCTTTTTGATAAATGACAGATAAAGTTGAAAGAGtgatagaaaaataaatgttaagtacaattttttttatgagtataGTGGATGTTAGTGTTTTTTCAAAACTAGATCTGGTGTTAGTGTTATTTAAGGTGATCTCAAAAGGAAGAAAATGCaattttcctttaataaaatgtgtttgaaaaaaatataacaaatgatACTTATATGTaaggacaaatattttttttcaacgTATGCTtacaattaatgaaaaattgtCATCTAATTACAAACAGCATGATTTCTAATTAACAAATCTAATATGTagaagagataaaaaaaaattccaatataaataaaaatctattaaatCTTAAGcctgatatattttaatttttacggCACCTCTGTTTTTCTCTTATTCTCTATATACACATAATTGCATCAAGAATTTAAggggcaaaaaaaaaaaaggcaatcTATTACTATACAGTGTACAGAGAAATTTAATGTGATGTAAACTTGTCATATATTagacatatattaattttggcGGTGAGGCTGTTCTCACAAACTGttttcttcaaaattataacttttaatttaagCAATTTAAAGTTATCTAAAAGAAGAACATGATAGAGAAAAGAGGATAAGAAACATGTAGTGTTGAGTTTAATAAGAAAGTTTGAGGTACAAAGAATGAAAGAGGATGAGACAATCCcgaatattaaaataaattaatgattagGCATTACTAATAAGGTATGATTATTATACACTCAGTTCTATGATTCCACAATTTTGGAAAAATTATTGTAACAATATGTCAAAGATATAAAGCTTCTATAGCCGCCTTGGAGAACACAAAGGATCTGAGTGAGATCACTTTGGTTGGAGTTTACATCTATTGCATAAACTAAAACACAGAAGACTTATGAGACAAGAAATAACTATAtaaggtatatatatatttattcaaatgaAAGAACAACAATGGTGAAAATAGTAAGAAAAATGAACTACCCGAGATACGATTACGATGGATAAAAGTTTAATATGAtgcttttttaaatataatatattttatttttttctttaattatatttatgagtGGAAAATCGAGATGAGCTCGTCGAACTAACCCATTATTTTAAGTGGAGGCGAGTGAAAGTTTTGGATCCTTTCGTTTAAGTTGTACCCGACTGAATCTATTAAACAACCTATTCAACGGAAAAGTGATTTGTCAATGGTCATGTTggttcattttaaaatatctgttttttttatttatttaaaatttctagttatttttactcaattattttttctcCAACCACTGTAACCTAATAATTTACGATTgtacaatttaataaattttaaccaATTAACTCACCTAAGAAtaagtatatttaatttatattaatttttttatgttattgacCGATTTTGCCAACTTGGTGATAGACAAGACAAGGTGAGAGCTTTAGTCTGTTTCGCTTGACTCctattttatacatattgaTGACAGGGCACACTAAAATAGAGTCCATTGGTCCGTTTTGCCACCTTAGTATTTTAGTGGTAGCTttctttttgtcttttttttttactcataacCACCTTAATCGGAAAAACAATATAGAACACTTTTGGAGGTTTTtctatctatatttttttcaattaaaattatctattatatcatatattaaaatatatatattaaaatcataaagtAAGAATGTGACCAcgtcaataattattattttttaaatttaaggtGGCATTCCAAAGATAcgaatatttattattgtttttatttttaattttttataataaatgattaattattaatttaataaataaaaataattaaaataattaaaaaatcaaattatattaataaaatcaaatcaaatacatttaataaaaagaatacaTCAAAGTTATTACGATTAAGTAAATGTgtcaaaacaaacaaacatgatataattttaataagtaCCTCTTATCTTGCtgataaattaacaattttgttCGATTGTGTTAATCActctttcttattttttcttttattttatctagAATAGAGTTATAAGCAAAATAAGAGGGAGATGTTAAAATAATACACGTTGTTTGTTTTGGCGTATCTACTCAACcccattaatatttttttctattaaatgtattttgtttaattttattaatttaatttgatttttttaatttgtttatttattaaattaataattaatcatttattattaaaaaaatggcaATAAACCTCCTAtcgtattaaaaaaataaaatattttaatatataaatttgaatctaaGATATAATAGAGACTTTTGAATTAAAAGAggatataagatatttttttgacaagtttataatattaaatatggtAATAGAATTACGgtaataatttttatcttaGGTCAAGtgataaatatcaatattgttaGATTAATTCGAACTTAAGATTTCGCAGTTGTATAAATTATGAGTTAATAATAATGACATTTAACATTtcatttaagtcaaaaaaattatgtttataatttaacttttaatttgaaataattttgaaaaaaatattgaagaaggaaatttgtaattatttttcaatttgaaatgattttgtactgtaaaaaatttgaaatacttttgttattaataactttatatattaagaatattaatgaaaaaggtaattaatatatcattaatatattactaGAAGATATCAAATTAAGTTCAAATAGTTACACAAACAATTAGTTTGATATGTAACATCatgtcaaacaaatattttataaaatcaattgttaacttgaaaattattatcatatataaatttttgacaataatttaatattattttttatgcgAATAAGATGTGTCAAAAATAATGTCAACAACATAATTGTATATAATGATAAATTTGATGCgtctttaaaactaaaaaaataattatatattaatatcaaaatttatagatattaGGCGTGTTTGttacaacttaatttttttttatgtattacattttttgttataacatttttaaagagaatttaaaaataaagtttcaatTGAGAATTTGGTTTATAAAACTTATCAggaaaattatttcaaatatttcatctttttactataattttttggataataaattttcaaaaaatacttaaaatgaaaagctattttgagtagtttatcataaaaataattttgagtagtttatcataaaaataattttcataagatattttttttaaatgtttattttaattatagtaaaatatataataatgaatATCTAAGTTAATgaataaattacttttttaatctatagcaaatgaattcaaaataacttctactaaaatcacttttattttattttatttttattattattttgtctaTATATAAAATGGTAAAGAAACTCTCGCATACCTCATGGATAAGGAtaaaatcacttttattttaatttaaaacaatgtgCCCATAATCTATATAAtggtaatatttaaataaaccaTTGATTTATCTCTGAGGTGTCAGCTTAGTAATAAAAGTTTGACATTATAACCTTAACGAATAGTGTTCAAATCTCATACAAAACAAATGCAAAAAATTATTCGACGatacaattattaataataatttattcctcctaaaaaccatttaaaaattaatgattgattttaaaaaatatttatctaatatGATGTAATTGAATAAGGTAACTCAACATCCACCCAACAAATACGAAGGTCTAAAACAAATATCAAAAGTGAGACATTTtacaaattaacaacaataaaatttaactttttaagttgaattaatttttacaatattaaacaATATACAATTAAATgctaaacacaattttttttcttttcaaacatattttcactatttttattttttaatatgaaaatgagtaattaaaacaaacatattttcaaaatctcgaaagaaaaaaaaatgaaaacatgatataaaaacagaaaatattTTTGCAAATCAAACAACCCTTAAATATATACTAGTGTAATAATCTGTGTTATGCACGggcaatatttttttatttattagtttttaaaatttagttaaatttttttatatgtaaccAATTGtccttataaaataattttatagtgaAACTTATGTTtgcaattattataatttaaaagaaaatatacaaCATTTGTTCACAAATGTAAACATCAAATATGtagaaagagaaaatatagttATTATTCTCTACATATTAtgtagaattttaaaataagttactAAAATCTTTAGTCAAAGTTCTATTAAAGACATATTAAGATGAATACAAATATGAATTTATATAGAGAGGACGTAATTAATGACGAACTTTTATTATAAAGCAATATTGTCTACATGTTATATGCACAATATCTAATTCAAAAATACATCGCGGGTTAAtggttaatatatataatatcatgtaaaataaaaataaaatggttAATTTATAAAGGAAAAACTTATCtgaaaagaaaatgaatcataaaaataaaaataaaacaaactagAAATGGATTTGGCAAATTTGactgattttaaattttataactttattaagaattattgcattttaaaaaaggaaata
The genomic region above belongs to Cicer arietinum cultivar CDC Frontier isolate Library 1 chromosome 4, Cicar.CDCFrontier_v2.0, whole genome shotgun sequence and contains:
- the LOC101503718 gene encoding uncharacterized protein, producing MGSLLLEQIKKQTTNFLQEKYKSARMTFTDVTGAELLAEEATNKDDCSPDAKTMTKIAEASFDIDEYWRIVDVLHRRLYNVDWEQWRQSYKALVLLEFMLTHGPSDFAQEFQCDAEIIEELGNFTHIDDRGFNWGSRMQKLSNEILKLLQGGESLNEARLKALKITNEIQGFGSSVNSNSPSSILSASPLSSEFASPAGSSSSSSFSPTSNDSDNKYIVPQNDLDESHLWDGSTAEEILIDSEDDDEMGKPKGFVSEMCSKIIAGSSAIGSREKIEFRCLSDVGRRATKKRYGRQNSLWF